In Babesia bovis T2Bo chromosome 3, whole genome shotgun sequence, the genomic window TCCCAGTCAGCCCACCATTCACCTTCACCGCCTTTTCTAGTCCCGTCCTAGCCTTCTCTAGTTCCTTCTTAGCCTTCCCTAGTGCCACCTTCACCCCCTCTATCGCTTTATTCTCAGCCTTCTTTTCCAATacctcctgggcattacccaattgtaccactacctcaccaatcttctccaATAGTGTTTTCAAAGATCCTGACAGTGTTCCTGATGTTCCATAATACAACCTTTTCAACTCGTTTTCTACCCCCACCAACCCCTTCCTCAACTTCTCCACCCTacatttcctatcatgttccatggggttacaccccaggcacatccagctaattacccccttagactccacatccttgccatacctacactcacgccatttacCTCCACAAGCAACCTTCACcgcacattgcttcctaaggaaatagagttgatagaatagagccctaatgtagtgaaccacctggttgtatgcttgtatagacactgtgggataggtgaagttGCACTCAGTGTTAGCGTATAAGGAGTGGATGGCAGGAGTACTGCTGTCAGTGCTGTGTagtccaccctggatacctatgaggaccaatgggcagtactgggtcactgcttggaagtgggcaaacaggttgtattcatcaactgtaATAGGAGCCCAACGACCTGTTTGGTAGAACGAAAGCTGTTTTTTGCCGTCGACGTCTGGTGctttcttcttcaatacTTCCTTGGCATACTCTAGCATATACTTGTAGGCCttactatagggcaatgcacttagccagtagaggatctcCCGGATGGTACGGGGAGTCCTTGGAGTACTCTCACTATTCCTTTTCTGTAACCCAGTAAAGTAGGCACaagatagaatatagagcttAAAAATGGCACCGTTTTTATGCTGGTTAATTCCCTGTGCGGTACCGTTGTCCTTAAAGACATCAGCTTGATCagtgttgaatgaatccctatgtgcagtatgtacaaaaccGGCATAATTCATACCGTAAGGACTTCTCGCTGTATTACCATTAGTGTCACTGACACCATCACCAAGGCCACTAGGCTCCAGGAATCCCAAGAAAAACATATCCCTAAAtccatcccatatgacctGATCTAATCTATTTTTCGGCCCATGGTTATTCAACATTGTcttaggaaaccctagggcctgtagccattgggatagggtaccatcatctagaccactaccatccaggatgtgattgttccagTATGGACTACCCTTGGTCCACTTTcctgtccaatacatataagtaagtccactccaaatgagacatactgaccctaggagtATCCGGGCACAGTGGTGACGGCGTTGGGAGGGAGTCTTACTACCACCCCGTTCCACTAGATCTGTCCATGTGGAGCTTATACGATAATCTGATCCATCGTATATTGATATGAAATTCATTTCTCCATATGCAGACTGATAACTGTCATGAAATGTAGGGCGTCCAAGCTTTTTCGTGTCGTCATTCTTGTCCTCAGTGCAACAGATACACTTGGCATCCTGACATCCACACTGCTTCcccttacaacaacacttgcagcatttgcctgctaGAGCGCATTTACACTCATTTCCAGCACTACAGCcctcttcatcatcagtaTCACACTGACAGCCCTGCTTCTTCGCCTCCTCATCAGTGCCACTACCCTTACACTTTGTACACCCCCTGCCCAGTTGTACCCAATCGACGCTCGGGATCACTAcatatttcatacacccacaatCACCACACTTGTTCTCCGACTCTATATCCTTTAGATACTTGCACTCGCCATTTTGGCCATGATGTTCCTTATtacccttcttgcactCATTCTTGCCCTCCCAACACttctctatcttactccacccaacgagtgcactgagtacctgtgccagttggtctatataggtccggaccacggaggtaccacctagtccctggactagggagaatAGGTCGTTGAGACGACTGTCAACGTCAGCTTTAGTGGCACCACTGTTGGAATTTTCAGCGCCATTCTTAACATCACCCTCATAGCCTATAATGTAGCTGAACTGGTATACTACTGtctacttaccatggtactccagttgtactgactgcagtaggtcagtcactgccgccgccaggccacatatacattctgtacaatAATGATTTCCATAGCACTAaggcgcgccactgtaaaGGACACTGTCAGGGAGCATCAATAGGGCGCGCATAACACAGTAgtgtctacagtaacgtaCCTCCATCACCCAGcttcttaccatccttaccagttaccctcaggacccagtcaatggcctccttcaggttggtgggagcctCTGTTAgtgacgccttcggcgtgaaagtgcTATTCAcggccattgtcagtgcctttaggagtactcagcagtactcGCAGTGGTGAGGAAGTGGTCtggctatcggggtggaatcctatatatactgagcgcgcccgtagattggtggcgcgcatactattctatgggattccaccagaCTAATATCGTAGTGGTGATGTAACTGTTAtagtggaatcccctagTACTCACACTGCGCGCCACCAAAatactgtcgcgccgaaggcgcccctatcTCTTTACGGCGCGCTCCACCTccctaggattccaccccgatacattgaccttgactaccactgactttcactggacactctctcACCAAGGGGTGGTAACATAATGTCTACACAGTCCACCTGGCCTTACTCCAGCCTCACCCAGGCacccaccaacctgaaggaggccattgactgggtcctgagggttactggtaaggatggtagGAAGAATGACAAGGCGGCGGCTTCGCCGCCCCAATTCGGCTGCATCTGTTTCCTCGCTaaggcagtgaaggacctactgtacGACGCCAAGGACCCGGGGTCCCCTGGTCCCAGCCCTGacaggtactgggacgACTTGCTCCTAGAGCAGGAGAAGACCATAGTACAGCCAGTGCTCACGgacctgggactccttagtggcagcactagtgctgctAGGGATACCTGCGCCggtggcaccgaggtcGTAgggacactgatagaccagttggcacagggactacagaagtgggttgggtggcaggaaaAAGGAGATGAGTGTTGTTTGAAGGGAACAGAGGGTATAGGAAAGAAGTGTGAAtgtactggtggtggtgctgGCGGTTGTTGTACCGGTTCTAGTGGTACTTGTACCTGTGCCTCTGCGAACAATTGCTATAAATCAGCCTATTCTAGGGACTCAGCTCTATGGACTACCATagtcaatggtaccacgggtaagtacccactggTAGTCTTATGGACTAATGTTGTAGTAGGTGGTGCCGGAGGATCTGGATCGGCTGGTAGTGCAGTGGGTGGTAaaggtggtagtggtgTAGCTGCTGCCACTGTAGACACCGTTAAAGCCGCCCAAGGTACGTTATAGTGACAGAACTACCAACAGTACTACagaggtccacctcctggcccgtattttcctagggtcagtatgtctcatctggagtggactcagtcagttggggttcctaacggGAAAGGGGAGTAGTAGATGGGAGAACAGTAGTTTGCACTCATTAGAG contains:
- a CDS encoding variant erythrocyte surface antigen-1 alpha subunit, giving the protein MAVNSTFTPKASLTEAPTNLKEAIDWVLRVTGKDGKKLGDGECICGLAAAVTDLLQSVQLEYHGYEGDVKNGAENSNSGATKADVDSRLNDLFSLVQGLGGTSVVRTYIDQLAQVLSALVGWSKIEKCWEGKNECKKGNKEHHGQNGECKYLKDIESENKCGDCGCMKYVVIPSVDWVQLGRGCTKCKGSGTDEEAKKQGCQCDTDDEEGCSAGNECKCALAGKCCKCCCKGKQCGCQDAKCICCTEDKNDDTKKLGRPTFHDSYQSAYGEMNFISIYDGSDYRISSTWTDLVERGGSKTPSQRRHHCARILLGSVCLIWSGLTYMYWTGKWTKGSPYWNNHILDGSGLDDGTLSQWLQALGFPKTMLNNHGPKNRLDQVIWDGFRDMFFLGFLEPSGLGDGVSDTNGNTARSPYGMNYAGFVHTAHRDSFNTDQADVFKDNGTAQGINQHKNGAIFKLYILSCAYFTGLQKRNSESTPRTPRTIREILYWLSALPYSKAYKYMLEYAKEVLKKKAPDVDGKKQLSFYQTGRWAPITVDEYNLFAHFQAVTQYCPLVLIGIQGGLHSTDSSTPAIHSLYANTECNFTYPTVSIQAYNQVVHYIRALFYQLYFLRKQCAVKVACGGKWRECRYGKDVESKGVISWMCLGCNPMEHDRKCRVEKLRKGLVGVENELKRLYYGTSGTLSGSLKTLLEKIGEVVVQLGNAQEVLEKKAENKAIEGVKVALGKAKKELEKARTGLEKAVKVNGGLTGKLTEAKNKLDALTKNGGGGALDTLANGSHAGSLQQITSEAQKWRKDYSSAKDRISEVIHKVLEVLTTLKEGVKEKIKEEMNGHEKALNDAIDKLKDICNSPKCPPCNDHINKCGRQGEKKTCPTCHQQYMDGFPSPLQAFLEDRLPGFSCNTTMELLEKWEASKAGSTPSSDEYPPAASHLGHCGGSGQCCPLPMGFRNSFYKGSTTDCTGQRLYGILYFFSNENMMQSCVYTLVRVTAALSATTPQVLGDVFGFFRGGVGEKESGMNKNGREGIKCNHTGDPSKKGDDDYVCGWCASGLRDEVKQIEWIQTVMGGKDYRETVGNALIEIKGDKGTVSAYSSNGTSPSALSTLTKDSEYLSPLTGELYTAVSATFGGTYLSWVLYLSDALQWGLKSLTSEFLQIECRGCKGQCDPNKCKKGEHGQKSTGNSGQCGCQSIVSCTGVLPVLYRHGFSYGNPFNLEGFEQENKEKGDYSIDNKGGKKRCHEFLESLKKVIESTEKDQQKDTKEHPLTNLLSQVGQLQYDIRLPWIFVLTLAWLMAVLYLAFGAIWPLDWTHMRSHWLRGGEHQWQCMWYKVMTGRKGMELVEYFGRKEVKKDNRTLRTVFLSGAKGWGGG